One part of the Nomascus leucogenys isolate Asia unplaced genomic scaffold, Asia_NLE_v1 001492F_34361_qpd_obj, whole genome shotgun sequence genome encodes these proteins:
- the LOC115834415 gene encoding selenide, water dikinase 1-like isoform X1, with protein sequence MSKRESFNPESYELDKSFRLTRFTELKGTGCRVPQDVLQKLLESLHENHFQEDEQFLGAVTPRLGIGMDTCVIPLRHSGLSLVQTTDYIYPIVDDPYTMGRIACANVLSDLYAMGVTECDNMLMLLGVSNKMTDRERDKVMPLIIQGFKDAAERAGTSVTGGQTVLNPWIVLGGVATTVCQPSEFIMPDNAVPGDVLVLTKPLGTQVAVAVHQWLDIPEKWNKIKLVVTQEDVELAYQEAMMNMARLNRTAAGLMHTFNAHAATDITGFGILGHAQNLAKQQRNEVSFVIHNLLVLAKMAAVSKACGNMFGLMHGTCPETSGGLLICLPREQAARFCAEIKSPKYGEGHQAWIIGIVEKGNRTARIIDKPRIIEVAPQVATQNVNPTPGATS encoded by the coding sequence ATGTCTAAGCGGGAGTCCTTTAACCCGGAAAGTTACGAATTGGACAAAAGCTTCCGGCTAACCAGATTCACTGAACTGAAGGGCACAGGCTGCAGAGTGCCCCAAGATGTCCTGCAAAAATTGCTGGAATCTTTACATGAGAACCACTTCCAAGAAGATGAGCAGTTTCTGGGAGCCGTTACGCCAAGGCTGGGCATTGGGATGGATACTTGCGTCATTCCTTTGAGGCACAGTGGGCTTTCCTTGGTTCAAACCACAGATTACATTTACCCGATCGTAGACGACCCTTACACGATGGGCAGGATAGCATGTGCCAATGTCCTCAGTGACCTCTATGCAATGGGGGTCACGGAATGTGACAATATGCTGATGCTCCTTGGAGTCAGTAATAAAATGACCGACAGGGAAAGGGATAAAGTGATGCCTCTGATTATCCAAGGTTTCAAAGACGCAGCTGAGAGAGCAGGAACGTCTGTAACGGGCGGCCAAACAGTACTAAACCCCTGGATTGTCCTGGGAGGAGTCGCTACCACTGTCTGCCAGCCCAGTGAATTTATCATGCCAGACAATGCAGTGCCAGGGGACGTGCTGGTGTTGACAAAACCCCTGGGGACACAGGTGGCAGTGGCTGTGCACCAGTGGCTGGATATTCCTGAGAAATGGAATAAGATTAAACTAGTGGTCACCCAAGAAGATGTAGAGCTGGCCTACCAGGAGGCGATGATGAACATGGCAAGGCTCAACAGGACAGCTGCAGGACTCATGCACACGTTCAATGCCCACGCCGCCACTGACATCACGGGCTTCGGGATTTTGGGCCATGCGCAGAACCTGGCCAAGCAGCAGAGGAACGAGGTGTCGTTTGTAATTCACAACCTCCTGGTGCTGGCCAAGATGGCTGCGGTGAGCAAGGCCTGCGGAAACATGTTCGGCCTCATGCACGGGACCTGCCCGGAGACTTCAGGCGGCCTTCTGATCTGTTTACCACGTGAGCAAGCAGCTCGGTTCTGTGCAGAGATAAAGTCCCCCAAATATGGTGAAGGCCACCAAGCATGGATTATTGGGATTGTAGAGAAGGGCAATCGCACAGCGAGAATCATAGACAAACCCCGGATCATCGAGGTCGCACCACAAGTGGCTACTCAAAACGTGAATCCCACACCCGGGGCCACCTCCTAA
- the LOC115834415 gene encoding selenide, water dikinase 1-like isoform X2, protein MSKRESFNPESYELDKSFRLTRFTELKGTGCRVPQDVLQKLLESLHENHFQEDEQFLGAVTPRLGIGMDTCVIPLRHSGLSLVQTTDYIYPIVDDPYTMGRIACANVLSDLYAMGVTECDNMLMLLGVSNKMTDRERDKVMPLIIQGFKDAAERAGTSVTGGQTVLNPWIVLGGVATTVCQPSEFIMPDNAVPGDVLVLTKPLGTQVAVAVHQWLDIPEKWNKIKLVVTQEDVELAYQEAMMNMARLNRTTSGGLLICLPREQAARFCAEIKSPKYGEGHQAWIIGIVEKGNRTARIIDKPRIIEVAPQVATQNVNPTPGATS, encoded by the exons ATGTCTAAGCGGGAGTCCTTTAACCCGGAAAGTTACGAATTGGACAAAAGCTTCCGGCTAACCAGATTCACTGAACTGAAGGGCACAGGCTGCAGAGTGCCCCAAGATGTCCTGCAAAAATTGCTGGAATCTTTACATGAGAACCACTTCCAAGAAGATGAGCAGTTTCTGGGAGCCGTTACGCCAAGGCTGGGCATTGGGATGGATACTTGCGTCATTCCTTTGAGGCACAGTGGGCTTTCCTTGGTTCAAACCACAGATTACATTTACCCGATCGTAGACGACCCTTACACGATGGGCAGGATAGCATGTGCCAATGTCCTCAGTGACCTCTATGCAATGGGGGTCACGGAATGTGACAATATGCTGATGCTCCTTGGAGTCAGTAATAAAATGACCGACAGGGAAAGGGATAAAGTGATGCCTCTGATTATCCAAGGTTTCAAAGACGCAGCTGAGAGAGCAGGAACGTCTGTAACGGGCGGCCAAACAGTACTAAACCCCTGGATTGTCCTGGGAGGAGTCGCTACCACTGTCTGCCAGCCCAGTGAATTTATCATGCCAGACAATGCAGTGCCAGGGGACGTGCTGGTGTTGACAAAACCCCTGGGGACACAGGTGGCAGTGGCTGTGCACCAGTGGCTGGATATTCCTGAGAAATGGAATAAGATTAAACTAGTGGTCACCCAAGAAGATGTAGAGCTGGCCTACCAGGAGGCGATGATGAACATGGCAAGGCTCAACAGGACA ACTTCAGGCGGCCTTCTGATCTGTTTACCACGTGAGCAAGCAGCTCGGTTCTGTGCAGAGATAAAGTCCCCCAAATATGGTGAAGGCCACCAAGCATGGATTATTGGGATTGTAGAGAAGGGCAATCGCACAGCGAGAATCATAGACAAACCCCGGATCATCGAGGTCGCACCACAAGTGGCTACTCAAAACGTGAATCCCACACCCGGGGCCACCTCCTAA